The stretch of DNA CCGCGATCACCCGCGACTTGGCGAGGCCGAAATGGCGCTGATCGTCGAGGGTGGAGCGCTGGTCGATCCCCCCGCCGACAAGCCGCGCGAGGACCAGAATGAAACCCGCCGCAAGATGCGCGTGCTGCTCTGCACGCCGACGCTGTGGGGCATGTATCTGGGCCAGTTTTTCGTGAACGCGCTGACCTTTTTCTTCATCACCTGGTTCCCGGTTTATCTCGTGCAGGAGCGGGGGCTTTCCGTGATGAAGGCGGGCATCTTCGCCACGCTGCCCGCGATCTGCGGCTTTGCCGGGGGCGTGCTGGGCGGCATCTGGTCGGACTGGCTGCTGCGCCGGGGCGTCTCGCTGACCGTGGCGCGCAAGGTGCCGATCGTCTCGGGCATGCTGATGGCGCTGATCATCGTGGCCTGCAACTATGCCACCAGCGATACGATGGTGCTGCTGTTCATGAGCCTGGCCTTCTTCGGCAAGGGCGTGGGCGCGATGGGCTGGGCGGTGATGGCCGACGTTGCTCCGCGTGACAGCGCGGGGCTGTCGGCGGGCATCTTCAACATGTTCGGGAACATCTCCTCGATCCTGACGCCCATCGTGATCGGCTATATTTTGAAAGAGACGCATTCCTTCAATCTGGTGCTGTTGGTGGTGGCGGGGTGTGCTCTGGCCGCCGCGCTGTGCTTCCTGCTGCTGGTGGGCAAGATCGAGCGGATCGGGGAAGCCGAAGGTTAAGAAGGAAGGGAAGGTGCGAGGGTGTTACACCCTCGCGCTCCCGTTACTGTCTGCCTTGCGCAACAGGTTCGGCGTTGGGTGCGGTTTGCTGTGTTGCGATGAGGTTTTGCTTGCGGCGCTTTGGTGGTTGCGCGTGGGCCATCGACGACCGTTAAGCCGATTTTCAAACCGGAAGCAGTCTTTCCGGATACGACAACGTTGCCGTCATTGAAATCCTCTGCCAGCGCCTTGTGACGGCTCATGAGCAGGAGTTTGCATATGTTCGATCCGCAGGTGATGAAGGCGCTAATCGACATCGCGATTTTCTTGGAATTTTCGGACGATCGGATCATCGACCCTGACGCTGCGGTATCGGCATTGGAAGATTTGGCAGCCAATTTACAGATGGCGACACCGGAAACTCGCGCCGAACTCACGCAGGGTATCCGATCCTTGGTTGGGTCTTATCCTGACCGCGTCGAATTTGTGTCAGACCTTCCAGAGACTCTCGGAATTGCTTAAGAATTCCACGTCATCTGCGACGGCAGCTTTCTCCAACCTTGCCGCCATTGGCCCCGCCGGGCGGATGCGCTGAAAGCTGCCCGTAGATCAGATTTGTAGCGGAGGTCAGCTATCGGCATTCCCGTGGGAAAAGCGGCCTTCCCGGACCGACAACCTGGCCGACATTCTACAGTCGCGGCATAATAGTACCTATGGCAGAGATCATCTATCTATCACCCGGCGAGCATATGCCGGATCGCGGGGACGACGAACCGTGGCTCATCGTGGAGGCAACGGAAGATGGCCGGTTCTTCGGGACCGGTGCGACTTGGAAGCCGAGCGGTGAATGGGTCGGCTATTGCTCGTTGCCGGAAAATGACGGTGCGCTTGCCGATGCCTTGGCAGCGGCGGATCAATGGGCCGCCAAATACAGCGTTCC from Novosphingobium sp. encodes:
- a CDS encoding MFS transporter, with product MALTKQQIGKVRWTVLAMLFAVTVINYAVRAALSLAAPSLSRELGIDALQLGWIFSAFGWAYVVAQLPGGWLLDRFGAPRVYFWAIVIWSLITAAHGAVVWMSGATAVTVLFALRFLVGFAEGPSFPGNARIVASWFPARERGTASAIFNAAQYFATVLFAPLMGWIVADFGWPWVFVAMGGFGLLAAGIWPSVVRAPRDHPRLGEAEMALIVEGGALVDPPADKPREDQNETRRKMRVLLCTPTLWGMYLGQFFVNALTFFFITWFPVYLVQERGLSVMKAGIFATLPAICGFAGGVLGGIWSDWLLRRGVSLTVARKVPIVSGMLMALIIVACNYATSDTMVLLFMSLAFFGKGVGAMGWAVMADVAPRDSAGLSAGIFNMFGNISSILTPIVIGYILKETHSFNLVLLVVAGCALAAALCFLLLVGKIERIGEAEG